In the Maridesulfovibrio ferrireducens genome, one interval contains:
- the hmcD gene encoding sulfate respiration complex protein HmcD produces MEIHNLQEYYTFTKGIVYLIMGGALIGVTLFWQYLMGGNNNDD; encoded by the coding sequence ATGGAAATACACAACCTGCAAGAGTACTACACTTTCACCAAGGGTATCGTATACTTGATCATGGGTGGAGCTCTCATCGGGGTTACTCTGTTCTGGCAGTACCTGATGGGTGGAAACAACAACGACGATTAA
- the hmcE gene encoding sulfate respiration complex protein HmcE, whose translation MYDFLTGPMLWLTFAVSFGGLLVRVVLYIKGLSQQLDRVAYRAHMSYGLKGAFNSIISFLNPIGARVWRIRPGFTLMFFAFHIGVVITPIFLIAHNVMLQENLGFSMPALPSGVADFLTWMAVVAGLLLTLRRVAFPEVRIITTGYDYLMMVITLAPFVTGLIARYAIGDYQFWLTAHIITGEIWLLSLPFTKLSHVVLFFMSRAQLGMDYGIKRGGMKGSSLSW comes from the coding sequence ATGTACGATTTTCTAACAGGGCCTATGCTCTGGCTGACGTTCGCCGTCAGCTTCGGTGGCCTGTTGGTGCGCGTCGTGCTCTATATAAAGGGCCTCAGCCAGCAGCTTGACCGAGTAGCTTACCGCGCCCATATGTCCTATGGACTGAAAGGTGCGTTCAACTCAATCATCAGCTTCCTGAACCCTATAGGCGCTCGCGTCTGGAGAATTCGTCCCGGATTCACTTTAATGTTTTTTGCATTCCATATCGGGGTCGTGATCACTCCTATTTTCCTGATCGCCCATAATGTGATGCTACAGGAAAATCTTGGGTTCAGCATGCCCGCTCTTCCAAGCGGTGTAGCTGATTTTCTGACATGGATGGCCGTTGTAGCAGGTCTGTTATTGACTCTGCGCCGCGTTGCTTTCCCCGAAGTCAGAATTATCACCACAGGATATGATTATTTGATGATGGTGATAACTTTAGCACCTTTTGTCACTGGCCTTATCGCCAGATACGCAATCGGTGATTACCAGTTCTGGCTTACCGCCCACATCATCACTGGTGAAATCTGGTTGTTGAGCCTGCCCTTCACGAAGCTCAGCCATGTTGTTCTGTTTTTCATGTCCCGCGCACAGCTCGGAATGGATTACGGTATCAAACGCGGCGGCATGAAGGGTTCCTCCTTATCCTGGTAA
- the hmcF gene encoding sulfate respiration complex iron-sulfur protein HmcF, which produces MPEGILCNKTPIKTDEQLKLTLSDSRGTKYYAEMLELDVDSDALWALVQKTLKSRTKTWLEICAHCGLCAESCFLYQVNGRTPKQVPSYKIQSTLGQIVKKKGKVTNEFMRHCMDVAWSQCTCCNRCGMYCPHGIDMGVMFSYLRGLLYSQGFVPWELKIGSGMHRVYRAQMDVTTEDWVETCEWMAEETEEEWPGLEIPVDKQDADIMYTCNAREPKHYPEDVAEAAILFHVAGENWTVPSEGWEQTSLSMFAGDWECCKDNVQNVYDAIERLNPKRAIGTECGHAHRATVIEGPYWTGRPDGLPPRPYIHYVEWLAEALRTGKLKIDPAKRIKEPVTLQDSCNYVRNQGLKDITREIISYIVEPGFFVEMSPNKEHNYCCGGGGGFNGIGMYREQRNVALRKKMDQILDTGCKLVIAPCHNCWDAIRDLEEEYEIGIRWSFLKPLVIGMLDVPEHMLPKDEE; this is translated from the coding sequence ATGCCTGAAGGAATATTATGTAATAAGACCCCGATTAAAACAGATGAGCAGCTGAAGCTGACTCTTTCTGATAGTCGCGGTACTAAATACTACGCAGAAATGTTAGAGCTGGACGTTGATTCCGATGCTCTATGGGCGCTAGTACAGAAGACCTTGAAATCCAGGACCAAAACCTGGTTGGAAATCTGTGCTCATTGCGGACTCTGCGCAGAAAGTTGTTTTTTATATCAAGTTAATGGCCGGACACCTAAGCAGGTTCCGTCTTATAAGATCCAGTCCACACTCGGACAGATCGTTAAAAAGAAAGGTAAAGTTACTAACGAATTCATGCGTCACTGCATGGATGTAGCATGGTCACAGTGCACATGTTGTAACCGTTGCGGAATGTACTGCCCTCACGGTATCGACATGGGCGTTATGTTCTCATACCTCAGAGGCCTTCTTTATTCTCAGGGATTCGTTCCATGGGAACTTAAAATCGGTTCCGGTATGCACCGCGTTTACCGCGCGCAGATGGACGTTACCACTGAAGACTGGGTTGAAACCTGTGAGTGGATGGCGGAAGAAACCGAAGAAGAATGGCCGGGTCTTGAAATTCCCGTGGACAAGCAGGATGCAGACATCATGTATACCTGTAACGCCCGTGAACCTAAGCATTACCCTGAAGACGTAGCTGAAGCTGCGATTCTCTTCCATGTTGCCGGTGAAAACTGGACCGTGCCTTCTGAAGGCTGGGAACAAACTTCCCTTTCCATGTTTGCCGGGGACTGGGAATGCTGCAAAGACAACGTACAGAACGTATACGATGCTATTGAACGTTTAAATCCTAAACGCGCAATCGGTACCGAATGCGGACATGCCCATCGTGCAACAGTCATCGAAGGACCATACTGGACAGGGCGTCCAGACGGATTACCTCCGCGTCCTTACATTCACTACGTTGAATGGCTGGCTGAAGCTCTTCGTACGGGCAAGCTCAAAATTGATCCTGCAAAGAGAATCAAAGAGCCTGTCACCTTGCAGGACTCCTGCAACTATGTGCGTAATCAGGGCCTCAAAGACATTACTAGAGAAATTATCAGTTACATTGTTGAGCCAGGCTTCTTTGTTGAGATGTCTCCTAACAAAGAACACAACTATTGCTGCGGCGGTGGTGGCGGTTTCAACGGAATAGGCATGTACCGTGAGCAGCGTAACGTTGCTCTGCGTAAAAAAATGGACCAGATCCTCGATACCGGCTGTAAGCTGGTTATAGCCCCCTGCCATAACTGCTGGGATGCTATTCGGGACCTTGAGGAAGAATATGAAATCGGCATCCGCTGGTCATTCCTCAAACCACTGGTCATCGGTATGCTGGATGTGCCCGAGCATATGTTGCCAAAGGACGAAGAGTAA
- a CDS encoding universal stress protein gives MFKKILLATTGSPASFGAARVAFDMAKRYGSEVTIFHVLGVPTKAFSQVVNDVRTGEEVEVDAEYISWVEEELKTTYAKQFAGAENAKIVITTGAPHREILREARNQDSDLIVMGASSGDNVKYHRGYPGSTLQKVAKAARCPVLTVHRESASYWGGFSSILFGTDFSKQAASAFKFALNTARELDCVLTIFHALDISGKVLDQTQIEENLIVARKRIRETYVPLMGDFKNYDIEVWEGAPYVEIVKLAREKQVDLIVMAHHTRELDAEKAKIGSTVEQVIVRANCPVVSVSKPDKV, from the coding sequence ATGTTTAAGAAAATTCTTTTGGCCACTACCGGATCTCCGGCAAGCTTCGGAGCTGCCCGCGTAGCATTCGACATGGCCAAACGCTACGGCTCGGAAGTAACGATCTTCCATGTTCTGGGAGTGCCTACCAAGGCTTTCTCTCAGGTTGTAAATGATGTTCGCACAGGCGAAGAAGTTGAAGTGGACGCGGAGTATATCTCCTGGGTTGAAGAAGAACTCAAGACCACTTACGCTAAACAGTTCGCAGGTGCTGAGAATGCCAAAATTGTGATTACGACAGGTGCTCCGCACCGCGAAATACTTCGCGAAGCGCGTAATCAGGATTCTGACCTTATCGTTATGGGCGCAAGCTCAGGCGATAACGTCAAGTACCACAGGGGATATCCCGGCAGCACATTGCAGAAAGTAGCCAAGGCAGCCCGCTGCCCTGTCCTTACTGTGCACCGTGAGTCCGCTTCCTACTGGGGCGGTTTCTCAAGCATCCTGTTCGGAACGGACTTCTCAAAGCAGGCTGCAAGCGCATTTAAATTTGCTCTTAACACAGCCCGCGAGCTTGATTGTGTACTGACCATTTTCCACGCGCTGGATATCAGCGGTAAGGTTCTTGACCAGACTCAGATCGAAGAAAATCTTATTGTTGCCCGCAAACGTATCCGTGAAACATACGTTCCGCTCATGGGTGATTTTAAGAACTACGATATCGAAGTATGGGAAGGAGCTCCTTACGTGGAAATAGTTAAGCTTGCCCGTGAAAAGCAGGTAGACCTGATTGTTATGGCCCATCACACTCGTGAGCTTGATGCTGAAAAAGCAAAGATTGGTTCCACAGTGGAACAGGTCATTGTCCGGGCTAACTGTCCGGTTGTCAGCGTCAGCAAGCCGGATAAAGTCTAA
- the divK gene encoding DVU0259 family response regulator domain-containing protein, whose amino-acid sequence MSKKILIVDDDQEIRSYLSELFGDNGYETVTAEDGKVAIEVAEKETPDLITLDLEMPNEWGPRFYRKLTLNDDLKRIPVIVISGLNANQYAIPKAVATLTKPFDADQLIAIVKETIG is encoded by the coding sequence ATGTCTAAGAAAATTTTAATCGTTGATGACGATCAGGAAATTCGTTCCTACTTGAGCGAACTATTCGGTGATAACGGTTATGAAACTGTGACAGCCGAAGATGGAAAAGTAGCTATCGAAGTTGCTGAAAAAGAAACCCCGGATTTGATCACACTCGATCTGGAAATGCCTAACGAATGGGGCCCTCGCTTCTACCGTAAGCTGACCTTGAACGACGATCTCAAAAGAATTCCAGTCATCGTAATCAGCGGTCTCAATGCTAATCAGTATGCAATTCCTAAAGCAGTTGCCACTCTGACCAAGCCTTTCGATGCTGATCAGTTAATCGCGATTGTTAAAGAGACAATCGGCTAA
- the divK gene encoding DVU0259 family response regulator domain-containing protein, translating to MPKKIMVVDDDPDIVDYLINVFEDHGYLTCRASDGLTAFDVAMAEKPDLITLDLEMPHEWGPRFYRRLTQEEQFSDIPVIVISGLSGIHLAIKRAVATIKKPFDPTDVIEIVRKALGDADD from the coding sequence ATGCCCAAAAAAATAATGGTTGTTGATGACGATCCGGACATCGTCGACTACCTGATTAACGTATTTGAAGACCACGGTTACCTTACCTGCCGTGCATCTGATGGTCTCACAGCTTTCGATGTAGCCATGGCCGAAAAGCCTGATTTAATAACACTTGATCTTGAAATGCCGCATGAATGGGGTCCGCGCTTCTATCGCAGACTAACTCAGGAAGAACAATTTTCAGATATACCCGTTATTGTTATCAGCGGATTATCCGGCATTCATCTTGCCATCAAACGTGCAGTAGCGACGATTAAAAAGCCTTTTGACCCTACTGATGTTATTGAAATCGTCAGAAAAGCCCTTGGCGACGCTGATGATTAG
- a CDS encoding response regulator yields the protein MGNKKLMLVDDEEGIRRFLGLTLVDLGYVVQTAENGQAALELLKTFRPAIILTDIKMPQMDGIELLKTVKRKFPEIEIIMLTGHGDLDLAIESLKFDAADFITKPINDEVLEISLERVLEKIQMKSKLREYTENLERLVDEKTQRIVELERQTAACQVVEGLSSALSSASSEVETGSGLFNELPCLVSIHNRYLEIVSANKLLKDRLGDVVGKNSFDIYSDRTSAGNACPVQKTFTTGKGQRSKETFLGKDGEEIPVTVYTAPIANKEGEIELVLDISVDMTELQRLKDELLTTQHKFERLFDEAPCYISVQNPDFTIAEVNRRFKEDFDDASGTHCFKTYKHSLEPCSECPVQLTFQDGNSHQMETVVTTRNGEHKNVLVWSAPIRDAYGKIIQVMEMSTDITEIRRLQDHLTSLGFMLGSMSHGVKGMLTALDGGIYRLESGLRKKDQVRVDAATKVLKNTVGRVKKMVLDILYYAKSRELEVEAIDASTFLNETAELVVPKAKTAGLELTLDIPENLGTIQIDSSAMSATLVNFLENAVDACDNSIEGRNYSIGFSASLKDSNLIIVISDTGMGMDRETKDQIFTLFFSSKGKKGTGIGLFISNQTIEQHGGKIAVESELGKGTVFTITLPYTV from the coding sequence ATGGGCAACAAAAAATTAATGCTTGTAGATGACGAGGAAGGCATAAGACGCTTTCTCGGACTCACACTTGTCGATCTTGGATATGTTGTCCAAACTGCCGAAAACGGTCAAGCTGCGTTGGAACTGCTTAAAACATTCCGGCCAGCCATCATTCTTACAGATATTAAAATGCCTCAAATGGACGGCATTGAACTTCTTAAGACTGTAAAACGCAAGTTCCCTGAAATTGAAATAATCATGCTCACCGGGCATGGCGATTTAGATCTTGCTATTGAATCTCTTAAATTCGACGCCGCGGATTTCATAACCAAGCCCATAAACGACGAAGTACTTGAAATTTCATTGGAGCGTGTTCTGGAAAAAATCCAGATGAAAAGCAAGCTCCGTGAATACACAGAAAATCTTGAACGGCTGGTTGATGAAAAAACTCAAAGAATTGTTGAATTAGAGCGTCAGACTGCGGCCTGTCAGGTAGTTGAAGGACTTAGCTCAGCACTCTCGAGCGCCTCAAGTGAAGTGGAAACAGGTTCAGGTCTTTTTAATGAACTGCCCTGCCTTGTATCCATCCATAACAGATACCTCGAAATAGTATCCGCAAACAAACTTCTCAAAGATCGCCTCGGTGATGTCGTCGGTAAAAACAGCTTCGACATTTATTCCGACCGCACCTCTGCCGGTAATGCCTGCCCTGTTCAAAAGACTTTCACTACAGGTAAGGGCCAGCGCAGCAAAGAAACTTTCCTGGGTAAAGACGGAGAAGAAATTCCCGTCACAGTCTACACCGCTCCTATTGCTAATAAAGAGGGTGAAATAGAACTTGTTCTCGATATTTCAGTGGATATGACCGAACTGCAACGCCTTAAAGATGAATTGCTGACAACTCAGCACAAATTTGAGCGGTTGTTTGATGAAGCCCCCTGCTATATTTCGGTGCAGAATCCTGACTTCACCATCGCCGAAGTTAATCGCCGCTTCAAAGAAGATTTCGATGACGCATCCGGTACACACTGCTTTAAGACCTACAAGCACAGTCTGGAGCCGTGCAGTGAATGTCCGGTACAGCTCACTTTTCAAGATGGAAATTCTCATCAAATGGAAACGGTTGTGACAACCCGCAACGGTGAACATAAAAATGTACTGGTATGGTCTGCCCCTATACGTGATGCGTATGGAAAAATTATACAAGTAATGGAAATGTCCACCGACATTACAGAAATCCGCCGGTTGCAAGATCATCTGACGTCACTCGGTTTCATGCTCGGTTCCATGTCACATGGAGTTAAGGGGATGCTGACAGCTCTGGACGGCGGTATCTATCGTCTTGAATCCGGCCTGCGCAAAAAAGATCAGGTTCGCGTTGATGCTGCTACCAAGGTGCTCAAAAATACCGTCGGCAGGGTCAAAAAGATGGTGTTGGATATCCTTTACTATGCAAAATCCCGTGAACTTGAAGTTGAAGCAATCGATGCCTCCACCTTCCTGAACGAAACAGCGGAGCTTGTTGTACCGAAGGCTAAAACCGCAGGGCTTGAGCTGACACTTGATATCCCCGAAAATCTTGGAACGATCCAAATAGACTCAAGCGCAATGTCTGCAACACTGGTAAATTTTCTGGAAAACGCAGTTGATGCCTGCGATAATTCTATTGAAGGCCGGAATTACTCCATAGGCTTTTCCGCCTCGCTGAAAGACAGCAATCTTATCATCGTAATATCAGATACCGGTATGGGCATGGACCGGGAGACCAAAGATCAAATTTTCACTCTGTTCTTTTCCTCAAAAGGGAAAAAAGGAACCGGCATCGGACTTTTCATCTCCAATCAGACAATTGAACAACATGGCGGAAAAATCGCTGTTGAATCTGAACTGGGCAAAGGAACCGTTTTTACAATAACTCTGCCTTACACTGTTTAA
- a CDS encoding RrF2 family transcriptional regulator, which yields MKLTTRSRYGARLLVDIALHSKNGPVPSKDSARREGISLKYLEKILKMLKEGGYIKGKRGPNGGNILLREPEDISIGAIAQILDGQEKILDCVGDETVCPRSAVCLRRSIWDDANQAMYKMLDSYSLADLMKDAYLCPAERMK from the coding sequence ATGAAACTAACTACTCGAAGCCGATACGGAGCACGACTGCTGGTCGATATAGCTCTGCACTCCAAGAATGGACCGGTCCCGAGCAAAGACTCGGCCAGAAGAGAAGGTATTTCTCTTAAATATCTTGAAAAAATATTAAAGATGCTCAAAGAAGGCGGGTATATTAAAGGTAAACGCGGGCCTAACGGCGGCAACATCCTTCTCCGTGAACCGGAAGATATATCCATCGGTGCCATAGCCCAGATTTTAGACGGTCAGGAAAAGATTCTCGACTGTGTCGGAGATGAAACAGTCTGCCCGCGTTCTGCTGTGTGTCTACGTCGTTCTATCTGGGATGATGCAAATCAGGCCATGTATAAAATGCTCGACTCATACTCTCTGGCCGACCTTATGAAAGACGCTTACCTCTGCCCTGCTGAAAGAATGAAATAA
- a CDS encoding PAS domain S-box protein codes for MFKRLRESLIMKMILSGGITLLLSVMLWTSFNVLFFKKNITDNVMSDIAMLSDTILLSLNYAMMLDSEEDIKEVIQNISKQREIKSIRIYNKKGQIVFSNKPAEINTVVDLKTVPCWTCHQYDPIPVTMSLTERSRMQTVNGEKSISIMTPIANSEGCAPGPCHIHSKDERLLGLLDMEVSMEKKNSMIATFEQSNIAIALIVFMATFAALIVYAYNFIFKPISKLITATKDIGSDKEFVEVDLEQSDEIGALSKAFNMMGRQVMEKHRELIKQKEEYRNLFHNVPCLVSVVDLNFRVIRQNKAYEEHFGKPDGRHCYQINKDRDKKCVECPVERTFLDLSPHMSEESGLSKTGKPIHWIVYTSPIMDHSGKIVAAMEMMIDITPRKELEERLAASEQRYHAIFDSIPGAVFVLDGDTLEILNCNDPVASMYGYSSEEILGTNFTELFREEERPDYDHLLKIKKEIGPCTQITKSNKHIYVIMRISPAHFHNNKTLIVTCSDVTKKLEAEHQLIQASKMTTLGEMASGVAHELNQPLAILKTISNLLMRKVSRNQTIEPEILHEMAEGVDTHVDRASKIIDHMREFGRKADLKTMPVQVNEVLTRGFEFFSQQLRERNIDVVWELDKDLPFIMADSNRLEQVVINLLINARDAIEEHWADSCPLSDDKKIFIATYFTNTKVIIEICDTGPGIPETIQDRLFEPFFTTKDVGKGTGLGLSISYGIVQDYKGTIQAASRDGKGACFTIAFPREDVDGKGISS; via the coding sequence GTGTTCAAAAGATTGCGCGAAAGTTTAATCATGAAAATGATCCTGTCAGGCGGCATAACTCTCCTGCTGAGCGTTATGCTCTGGACAAGCTTCAACGTGCTCTTTTTCAAAAAGAACATTACTGACAACGTCATGTCCGACATCGCAATGCTGTCCGACACCATTCTGCTGAGCCTTAATTACGCTATGATGCTCGACTCCGAAGAAGACATCAAAGAAGTTATCCAGAACATCAGTAAACAGCGCGAAATCAAAAGTATCCGCATATATAATAAAAAAGGACAAATAGTCTTTTCCAACAAACCTGCTGAAATTAACACTGTCGTTGACCTTAAAACCGTTCCCTGCTGGACCTGTCATCAATACGACCCGATACCCGTCACCATGAGCTTAACCGAACGCAGCCGTATGCAAACGGTTAACGGCGAAAAATCCATAAGCATCATGACCCCTATTGCCAACTCGGAAGGGTGCGCACCCGGGCCTTGTCACATTCACTCAAAAGACGAACGCCTTCTGGGACTTTTAGATATGGAAGTTTCCATGGAAAAGAAAAACTCCATGATTGCAACCTTTGAACAATCGAATATCGCGATTGCTTTGATCGTTTTTATGGCGACATTCGCCGCGCTTATTGTCTATGCTTATAATTTTATTTTCAAACCGATTAGCAAACTGATTACAGCGACTAAAGATATCGGTTCCGACAAAGAATTCGTCGAAGTAGACCTTGAACAATCAGATGAAATCGGCGCCCTCTCCAAAGCTTTCAATATGATGGGCCGACAGGTTATGGAAAAGCATAGAGAACTGATTAAACAGAAAGAAGAATACCGTAACCTGTTCCATAACGTGCCCTGCCTTGTCAGTGTTGTAGATCTTAACTTTCGGGTTATTCGCCAGAATAAGGCTTATGAGGAACATTTCGGCAAGCCTGACGGCAGACACTGCTACCAAATCAACAAGGATCGCGATAAAAAATGTGTAGAGTGTCCGGTTGAAAGAACTTTCTTAGATCTATCACCCCACATGAGTGAAGAATCCGGGCTTTCAAAAACAGGAAAACCTATTCACTGGATTGTGTATACATCTCCTATCATGGATCATTCCGGTAAAATTGTTGCCGCAATGGAAATGATGATAGACATTACTCCACGAAAAGAACTCGAAGAACGTCTGGCGGCCTCTGAACAGCGCTATCACGCAATTTTCGACTCAATCCCCGGCGCAGTCTTCGTGCTTGACGGTGACACTCTGGAAATTCTTAACTGCAACGACCCGGTTGCCAGCATGTACGGTTATTCTTCTGAAGAAATATTGGGCACAAATTTTACAGAATTATTCAGAGAAGAAGAACGCCCGGATTATGACCATCTGCTGAAAATAAAAAAAGAGATCGGGCCATGCACTCAAATAACCAAGTCCAACAAGCACATTTACGTGATCATGCGCATATCTCCCGCTCATTTTCACAATAACAAAACTCTGATTGTGACTTGTAGCGATGTGACTAAAAAGCTCGAAGCAGAGCATCAGCTCATTCAAGCCAGTAAAATGACAACACTTGGAGAAATGGCCTCCGGTGTCGCGCATGAGCTTAATCAACCGTTGGCAATTTTAAAGACAATCAGCAATCTGCTCATGCGTAAAGTTTCCCGCAATCAAACTATTGAGCCTGAAATTCTTCATGAAATGGCAGAAGGGGTTGATACGCATGTGGACCGCGCAAGCAAAATTATTGACCATATGCGTGAATTCGGACGCAAAGCCGACCTGAAAACCATGCCTGTGCAAGTTAATGAAGTATTAACGCGCGGCTTTGAATTTTTCAGTCAGCAACTGCGGGAACGCAATATAGACGTAGTTTGGGAACTTGATAAAGACCTCCCTTTCATCATGGCGGATTCCAACCGTCTGGAACAGGTCGTTATCAACCTGTTGATCAATGCCAGAGACGCTATTGAAGAACATTGGGCAGACAGCTGTCCGCTTTCAGATGACAAGAAAATTTTCATCGCTACATACTTTACAAATACCAAAGTAATTATAGAAATTTGCGACACAGGTCCGGGTATCCCCGAAACAATTCAAGACAGACTGTTCGAGCCGTTCTTCACCACCAAAGACGTCGGCAAAGGAACAGGGCTGGGACTATCCATATCATACGGTATTGTGCAGGATTACAAAGGAACAATTCAAGCAGCATCCCGCGACGGCAAAGGAGCCTGTTTCACCATTGCGTTCCCGCGTGAAGATGTTGATGGAAAGGGGATTAGTTCATAA